One genomic region from Sphingomicrobium aestuariivivum encodes:
- a CDS encoding NAD-dependent succinate-semialdehyde dehydrogenase, with amino-acid sequence MSDSITTINPATEQEIDTFKLISNEDAEAAIQRCHDAFILWSQRPAEERAEIIGSIGETLAKNKEALATKMTEEVGKLIGDARDEVDLCAAICKFTAENGPEQLKEEERSLFAGDGRGVVAHRPIGVIYGIQPWNFPSYQVIRYSIANLMAGNGCLLKHASNCTGTGIMLRHLYEEAGLPEDLFTVLVVDHDQSNAVIDNDLVRGVTLTGSDAAGHKIGERAGAALKKTVLELGSNDAYLVLEDADVEQAVKLSVEGRLYNNAQTCINAKRFIATEPVYEEFLERFTAAMKDVKIGDPMDEASELGPMARHDLREKLIGQMEESVDKGARIETGGNKLDRTGYYFEPTVLSGVAPGMPAYEDEFFGPVASVIKAVDTVDAVRIANESRYGLGGGIFSRDEEKAKRIAIDHFDTGMVFINSFGLADPNMPFGGVKDSGFGREHGGFGMKEFTNAKAVFLGA; translated from the coding sequence ATGAGCGACAGCATCACCACCATCAACCCTGCCACCGAGCAGGAAATCGACACCTTCAAGCTCATTTCAAACGAGGACGCCGAGGCCGCGATCCAGCGCTGCCACGACGCCTTCATCCTCTGGTCGCAGCGCCCCGCGGAGGAGCGCGCCGAGATCATCGGATCGATCGGCGAGACGCTGGCGAAGAACAAGGAAGCGCTCGCCACCAAGATGACCGAGGAGGTCGGCAAGCTGATCGGCGATGCCCGCGACGAGGTCGACCTGTGCGCCGCCATCTGCAAGTTCACCGCTGAGAACGGCCCCGAGCAGCTGAAGGAAGAGGAGCGCTCGCTATTCGCCGGTGACGGCCGCGGCGTCGTCGCGCACCGCCCGATCGGGGTCATCTACGGCATCCAACCGTGGAATTTCCCTTCCTACCAGGTCATCCGCTACTCGATCGCCAACCTCATGGCGGGCAACGGCTGCCTGCTCAAACATGCCTCCAACTGCACCGGCACGGGCATCATGCTGCGCCACCTCTACGAGGAAGCGGGCCTGCCCGAGGACCTGTTCACCGTCCTCGTCGTCGACCATGACCAGTCCAATGCGGTGATCGACAACGACCTCGTGCGCGGGGTCACGCTGACCGGCTCCGATGCCGCGGGCCACAAGATCGGCGAGCGCGCGGGCGCGGCGCTCAAGAAGACCGTGCTCGAGCTGGGCTCGAACGATGCCTATCTCGTGCTCGAGGACGCCGATGTCGAACAGGCGGTCAAGCTGTCGGTCGAGGGGCGCCTCTACAATAATGCCCAGACGTGCATCAACGCCAAGCGCTTCATCGCCACCGAGCCCGTTTATGAGGAGTTCCTCGAGCGCTTCACCGCCGCGATGAAGGACGTGAAGATCGGCGACCCGATGGACGAGGCGAGCGAGCTCGGACCGATGGCGCGCCACGATTTGCGCGAAAAGCTCATCGGGCAGATGGAGGAAAGCGTCGACAAGGGCGCGAGGATCGAGACCGGCGGCAACAAGCTCGACCGCACCGGCTATTATTTCGAGCCGACTGTCCTGTCGGGCGTCGCGCCCGGCATGCCGGCCTATGAGGACGAATTCTTCGGCCCCGTCGCCAGCGTCATCAAGGCGGTCGACACGGTCGATGCCGTGCGCATCGCCAACGAGAGCCGCTACGGCCTCGGCGGCGGCATCTTCAGCCGCGACGAGGAAAAGGCCAAGCGCATCGCCATCGACCATTTCGACACGGGCATGGTGTTCATCAACAGCTTCGGGCTGGCCGATCCCAACATGCCCTTCGGGGGCGTGAAGGATTCGGGCTTCGGCCGCGAACATGGCGGCTTCGGCATGAAGGAATTCACCAACGCCAAGGCGGTTTTCCTCGGCGCCTAG